Proteins co-encoded in one Oncorhynchus keta strain PuntledgeMale-10-30-2019 chromosome 36, Oket_V2, whole genome shotgun sequence genomic window:
- the pcgf6 gene encoding polycomb group RING finger protein 6: MEDRTKELERPGCLSVGQNSEEATPTDGSRQNSVDNDGSEDHDGTSNNVDSEDEPELPLNQFYPYIRCALCCGFLIDATTITECLHTFCKSCIVKHFFYSNRCPNCSIVVHQTQPLYNIRPDRQLQDIVYKMLPHLEELERARMIDFYKQRGLEVPKPVVASPAVPVLKNQKQRRELLPQSVFTIPPELDVSLQLEFVGAEEGINNYKPLERRYVRVSGEATVRHVELFIRRKMELSPTCQVDVVCGDHLLDRYQSLREIQGSLGDDALQDGILVLHFGLVLPAHM; the protein is encoded by the exons ATGGAGGACAGGACCAAGGAACTCGAAAGACCAGGTTGCTTGAGTGTCGGTCAGAATTCAGAAGAGGCGACACCAACCGATGGTAGCCGCCAGAACAGCGTTGACAACGATGGCTCTGAAGACCACGATGGGACATCCAATAATGTTGACTCCGAGGATGAG CCTGAACTTCCTCTTAATCAATTCTACCCATATATCCGCTGTGCTCTCTGCTGCGGGTTCCTCATCGATGCCACCACCATAACAGAGTGTCTGCACACTT TTTGTAAAAGCTGCATCGTGAAGCACTTTTTCTACAGCAACAGGTGTCCCAATTGCAGCATTGTGGTCCACCAGACACAACCACTGTACAATATAAG acctgacagacagtTGCAAGATATTGTTTACAAGATGCTGCCACATCTAGAAGAAT TGGAGAGAGCAAGGATGATAGATTTTTACaaacagagaggactggaggTGCCTAAACCAG TGGTGGCGTCCCCCGCGGTCCCTGTGCTGAAGAACCAGAAGCAGAGGAGGGAGTTGCTGCCCCAGTCTGTCTTCACCATCCCTCCTGAACTGGATGTGTCTCTGCAGCTGGAGTTTGTGGG AGCGGAAGAAGGCATTAACAACTATAAG CCTTTGGAGAGGCGGTACGTGCGAGTGTCGGGAGAAGCCACTGTCCGCCATGTGGAACTTTTCATCAGGAGGAAGATGGAGCTGAGTCCTACCTGCCAG GTGGATGTCGTGTGTGGAGACCACCTCCTGGACCGTTACCAGTCGCTGCGAGAGATTCAGGGCTCCCTGGGAGACGATGCTCTACAG GATGGTATTTTGGTTCTCCACTTTGGACTGGTGCTGCCTGCTCACATGTGA
- the inaa gene encoding internexin neuronal intermediate filament protein, alpha a — protein sequence MNYGSDYYTSSSYRKIYRDAPRFSPSTSRMSSPSASSRSSVSSTSYRSAVSLPRSSASSLGYYRRTGQSSSFSTVPGDSLDLTQSSVLSNELKVTRTNEKEQLQGLNDRFAMFIEKVRTLEQQNKVLETELVTLRQRQHEPSRIADLYQQEMRELRAQVEEIGSEKAHILIDRDNLEEDLHKLRAKYEEEIRAREEAEQTLRSFKKDVDDATMARLDLERKVDCLLDEISFLRKVHDEEVAELSGMVQAAHVSVEVELAKPDLTSALKEIRNQYETLASTNLHSAEEWYKSKFANLNEQATRSNDAMRASREEINEFRRQLQSKTIELETLHGINESLERQIRETEDGHNLEIAGLQDTIGHLDNDLRNIKNDMAQHLREYQDLLNVKMALDIEIAAYRKLLEGEETHFSTGILFGASNHGTSHFGYQPHASSYARSTNKEKEAAQKDGFKEITEEKVEKSDEADINSNN from the exons ATGAACTACGGATCTGACTACTATACCTCGTCATCCTACAGAAAAATCTACAGGGACGCTCCTCGTTTCTCACCCTCAACCTCTCGTATGAGTAGTCCTTCCGCCTCCTCCCGCAGTTCTGTGTCCTCCACCAGTTACAGGTCTGCGGTGTCTCTCCCCCGCAGTAGTGCGTCATCGCTGGGCTACTATAGAAGGACCGGTCAGTCTTCTTCCTTTTCGACGGTGCCAGGTGACAGCCTCGATTTGACTCAATCCTCCGTTCTCAGCAATGAGTTGAAAGTCACCCGAACCAATGAGAAGGAACAACTGCAGGGTCTCAATGACCGCTTCGCCATGTTCATCGAGAAAGTGCGTACCCTGGAGCAGCAGAACAAAGTCTTGGAGACCGAGCTGGTGACCCTGCGCCAGAGGCAGCACGAGCCATCCCGCATCGCGGACCTATACCAGCAGGAGATGCGCGAGCTTCGCGCGCAAGTGGAGGAGATCGGCAGCGAGAAAGCCCACATTCTCATCGATAGGGACAATTTAGAAGAAGACCTGCACAAGCTTAGGGCCAAATATGAGGAGGAAATAAGGGCGCGCGAGGAGGCTGAGCAGACCCTGCGGTCGTTCAAAAAGGACGTGGATGACGCCACCATGGCGCGGCTGGATCTAGAGCGCAAAGTGGATTGCCTCCTGGATGAGATATCCTTCCTGAGGAAGGTCCACGACGAGGAGGTGGCCGAACTGAGCGGTATGGTCCAGGCAGCTCATGTGTCAGTCGAGGTAGAGCTGGCCAAACCCGACCTCACTTCGGCTCTGAAAGAGATCCGCAATCAGTACGAGACTCTGGCTTCTACGAACCTGCACTCCGCGGAAGAGTGGTATAAATCCAAGTTTGCCAATCTCAACGAGCAGGCCACCAGGAGCAATGATGCCATGCGGGCCAGCAGGGAGGAGATCAACGAATTCAGGAGACAACTGCAGTCCAAGACAATTGAGTTGGAGACCCTACATGGCATCAATGAGTCTTTGGAACGGCAGATTCGAGAGACAGAAGATGGACACAATCTTGAAATCGCAGGTTTGCAG GATACCATTGGGCACCTGGACAATGATTTGCGGAACATCAAGAATGACATGGCTCAGCATCTTCGAGAGTACCAGGATCTGCTCAATGTCAAAATGGCTCTGGACATTGAAATAGCTGCCTACAG AAAACTGCTGGAGGGAGAGGAAACTCACTTTAGCACAGGAATATTATTTGGCGCCTCAAACCATGGCACCAGTCACTTTGGATACCAGCCACATGCCTCAAGCTATGCACGGAGTACCAATAAGGAGAAAGAGGCTGCTCAGAAAGATGGCTTCAAGGAGATCACTGAGGAAAAAGTGGAGAAGAGTGATGAAGCAGATATCAACTCAAACAACTAG